The DNA window ATACGGCCGGTCTGGAAGAGGCGACCGACGAAAGCCTCCAGGGCCGGATGCGCAAGCTCACCGAGCGCGCGGTCGGCATGGCCGATGCCTGCCTCTTCCTGGTCGACGCGCGCGCGGGCGTGCTGGCGGCCGACGAGGTCTTCGCCGACATTCTGCGCAAGAAATCCGCCCATGTGATTCTCGCCGCGAACAAGTCCGAAGGCCGCGCCTCGGATGCGGGCTTTTTCGAGGCCTATGGGCTTGGTCTGGGCGAACCGCTGCGCCTGTCGGCCGAGCATGGCGAGGGCATGGCCGAGCTGCATTCCGTGCTGGCGCCGCTGATCGAGGCCGCCGAGGCGAAGCTCGATGCCGAGGCCGCCCCCGAGATCGACGTCGACCTCTATGAGGAAGACGATGACGAGAACATGGAGGCGCCGGTCCGGATGCCGACCGCGGCGCGGCCCCTTCAGGTTGCGGTGGTCGGCCGGCCCAATGCCGGCAAGTCGACGCTGATCAACCGCATTCTCGGCGAAGACCGGCTGCTGACCGGCCCCGAGGCGGGCATCACCCGCGATTCGATCTCGCTGTCGATGGACTGGCAGGGCACGCCGGTCCGGCTGTTCGACACTGCCGGCATGCGCAAGCGCGCCAAGGTTCAGGACAAGCTGGAGAAACTGTCGGTCTCGGACGGGCTCCGGGCGGTGAAATTCGCCGAGGTGGTGGTTGTGCTGCTCGATGCGCAGATCCCGTTCGAGGCGCAGGATCTCAGGATCGCGGATCTGGCCGAGCGCGAGGGGCGCGCGGTGGTCGTGGCCGTCAACAAATGGGATCTTGAGACCGACCGGCAGGACAAGCTGATCGCGCTGAAAGAGGAATTCGCCCGGCTTCTGCCGCAGCTGCGCGGCGCGCCGCTGGTGACGGTCTCGGCGCTGACCGGGCGCGGGCTCGACCGGCTGCATGATGCGGTGATTTCGGCCTATACGGTCTGGAACCGTCGGGTGCCGACCGCGCGGCTCAACCGCTGGCTCGCGGGCATGATCGAGATGCACCCGCCGCCGGCCCCGGGCGGGCGGCGGATCAAGCTGCGCTACATGACCCAGGTCAAGACCCGGCCCCCGGCCTTCGTGGTGATGGCCTCCCTGCCCGAGAAACTGCCGGAAAGCTATCGTCGCTATCTGGTCAACGGGCTGCGCGAGGATTTCGACATGCCGGGATCGCCGATCCGGCTGACCTTCCGCGGTCAGGGCGATCGCAACCCGTTCAAGGCCAGGAAGAAGAAGACGCCCTCGCGGCTGAGAAAGCATCTCGGGAAGAAAGCCGAGGGCTGAGCAGTCCTCGCGCCGCCCGAGGTGCAGGGGCGGGCGCCTTCTGTCCCGTCATGGGTATTTGAGCCAGGAAGAAACCCGGAGCATTGCTTCTTCTTGGCGAAAATACCCCGGCACCGGCTGCGACGGCGCAAGGCGGCCGGAGTGGAGCGCTCAGGTCGCGGCCCGGACCGTCAGGAACCCGGCCACGACGGCACCCGCGAGGGCGACAATGGCAACCAGCGGCGCGGTGAGGATATTGGCCACGGCGATGCCGATCAGCCCCCAGATCAGCGCCGCCCCATAGGCGGGGGCACGGTCGAGCGGGAAGAGCACTGCGGCACCGGTGACAAGCGCGCCAAGCAGTGCGATGAAGGCCCATCCGGTTTCGCCGAAGACGATGCCGTGCCCCGCCCCCAGAAGACCGACGGAGACCCAGCTGGCCGCGGTCAGCCAGCCCGCGTAAAGCCCGACCGGCGCCTGCAGCCACCAGCGATCGACAAGCGGCGTCTCGACCAGCGCCCAGATCGCCATGGCGGCCATCCACCACAACAGCAGCGAGGCCCAGACCGGCGAGAGCTGGGCCACGCCGATCCAGGCCGCGCCCGGCGCGAGCGACAGGAACAGCGGCACCCGGCAGGCTTCCCAGGCGCCGTCGCGGGCGCGGCGGAACAGCCCGAACCCGGCCGAGACCAGCAGCCAGACATAGATCACGCTCCAGATCGTGAAGGTATAGCCCGCGGGCTGTACCGGCGGATTGTCCTGCGGCACCGGAAACTGGTCGGGCGAAAAGCCCGAGAAACCGCCCGGCATCAGCGCCGATGCGACGAAGAATACCGTGGCGACAAAGACAAGTATCGCCTTCACCGGGTCGATCATGCCAGTTCTCCTTCAACTGTCAGCAGCGTCTTGCCGCCGAGCCAGGGGGCGAGCGCCTCGGGCAGGGCGACCGATCCGTCCTCGCGCTGGCCGTTTTCCAGCACCGCGATCAGGCAGCGCCCGACCGCGAGGCCCGAGCCGTTCAGGGTGTGGACATATTCCGGTTTGCCGCCACCGGCGGGCCGGAACCGCGCATTCATCCGCCGCGCCTGGAAATCGCCGCAATAGGAGACCGAGGAAATCTCGCGATAGGTCGCCTGACCCGGCAGCCAGACTTCAAGGTCATGGGTGCGCCGCGCGCCGAAGCCCATGTCGCCGGTACAGAGCGTCACCGTCCGGTAGGGCAGGCCAAGCCGCTCGAGAATGCCCTGGGCACAGCCGGTCATCCGTTCGAGTTCCTCGAGGCCTTGCCCAGGATGAACGATCGAGACCATCTCGACCTTCTCGAACTGATGCTGGCGCAGCATGCCCGCGGTGTCGCGGCCCGCCGAGCCCGCCTCGGAGCGGAAGCAGAGCGAATGCGCGGTCAGGCGGCGCGGCAGGTCGGCCTCGTCCAGCATCGTGTCGTTGACGGTATTGGTCAGCGTCACTTCCGAGGTCGGGATCAGCCACCAGCCCTCGCGGGTCTGATAGCTGTCCTCGCCGAATTTCGGCAACTGCCCGGTGCCGTACATCATCTCTTCGCGCACCAGCACCGGCGCATTGACCTCGGTCAGCCCGTTCTCGGTGATATGGGTGTCGAGCATGAACTGCGCCAGCGCCCGGTGGAGGCGCGCCACGGCCCCCTTCAGCACCACGAAGCGGGCCCCCGACAGCTTGGCCGCGGTCTCGAAATCCATGCCCGCGGCGACGCCCGGAAGCTGGTAATGCTCTTTCGCCGCAAAGCTCAGCTCGGGCGGGGTGCCCCAGCGGTGCCGCTCGACATTGTCGGCCTCGTCGGCGCCGTCGGGCACATCGGCCAGCGGCAGGTTCGGCAGGCCCATCAGCATCTCCTGAAGGCGCCTGTCCTCGGCCTTGGCCTCCTCGTCGAGCCGGGCGATCTCGTCCTTCTTCTCGGCCACCAGCGCGCGCAGGCGTTCGAATTCGGCCTCGTCGCCCCGGGCCCTGGCGGCGCCGACCTCCTTGGAGGCAGCGTTGCGCGCGGCCTGGGCATCTTCGGCGGCGGTGATCTTCGCGCGGCGGGATTCGTCCAGCGCAAGGATTTCGGGCGAGACCGGCGCCAGCCCGCGGCGCGCCAGGGCGGCGTCGAAAGCGTCGGGGGTCTCGCGGATGGCGCGGATGTCGTGCATGTCTTGTCCTCGGGTGGTCTGGGTCTTTGTCTCGGGCCGGTTATGCCCGATCCTGAGGGGGGACGTAAGAGGCCGGATCGGCGCGCCAGAGGGCGCATTCACGTTCGAATATTGTTGGGCTCAGAGGCTCGGACGGCCAGTGACTCGGCCGTATGATCGGCTCCATGAGCGCGACTGTTCCATCACCGAAGCAGCGTTCGAGATCGAGATTCCCGAAGTGGTGTGCGTCGAGGATGCAATCGTGAAAGGCGAGCCCCTGATGGATCGTCAGCGGACGTGGCTGGGTGTCGGTGCC is part of the Rhodovulum sp. MB263 genome and encodes:
- the der gene encoding ribosome biogenesis GTPase Der, with the protein product MSFTLAIVGRPNVGKSTLFNRLVGKRLALVDDQPGVTRDLREGEARLGDLRFTVIDTAGLEEATDESLQGRMRKLTERAVGMADACLFLVDARAGVLAADEVFADILRKKSAHVILAANKSEGRASDAGFFEAYGLGLGEPLRLSAEHGEGMAELHSVLAPLIEAAEAKLDAEAAPEIDVDLYEEDDDENMEAPVRMPTAARPLQVAVVGRPNAGKSTLINRILGEDRLLTGPEAGITRDSISLSMDWQGTPVRLFDTAGMRKRAKVQDKLEKLSVSDGLRAVKFAEVVVVLLDAQIPFEAQDLRIADLAEREGRAVVVAVNKWDLETDRQDKLIALKEEFARLLPQLRGAPLVTVSALTGRGLDRLHDAVISAYTVWNRRVPTARLNRWLAGMIEMHPPPAPGGRRIKLRYMTQVKTRPPAFVVMASLPEKLPESYRRYLVNGLREDFDMPGSPIRLTFRGQGDRNPFKARKKKTPSRLRKHLGKKAEG
- the serS gene encoding serine--tRNA ligase, whose product is MHDIRAIRETPDAFDAALARRGLAPVSPEILALDESRRAKITAAEDAQAARNAASKEVGAARARGDEAEFERLRALVAEKKDEIARLDEEAKAEDRRLQEMLMGLPNLPLADVPDGADEADNVERHRWGTPPELSFAAKEHYQLPGVAAGMDFETAAKLSGARFVVLKGAVARLHRALAQFMLDTHITENGLTEVNAPVLVREEMMYGTGQLPKFGEDSYQTREGWWLIPTSEVTLTNTVNDTMLDEADLPRRLTAHSLCFRSEAGSAGRDTAGMLRQHQFEKVEMVSIVHPGQGLEELERMTGCAQGILERLGLPYRTVTLCTGDMGFGARRTHDLEVWLPGQATYREISSVSYCGDFQARRMNARFRPAGGGKPEYVHTLNGSGLAVGRCLIAVLENGQREDGSVALPEALAPWLGGKTLLTVEGELA